Proteins co-encoded in one Lynx canadensis isolate LIC74 chromosome C1, mLynCan4.pri.v2, whole genome shotgun sequence genomic window:
- the CCNT2 gene encoding cyclin-T2 isoform X5 codes for MLLKIFSSIENDGALVIFVSTSKDLAQTSYFMATNSLHLTTFCLQYKPTVIACVCIHLACKWSNWEIPVSTDGKHWWEYVDPTVTLELLDELTHEFLQILEKTPSRLKRIRNWRANQAAKKPKVDGQVSETPLLGSSLVQNSILVDSVTGVPTNPSFQKPSTSAFPAPVPLNSGNISVQDSHTSDNLSMLAAGMPSTSYSLSSHQEWPQHPESARTEQMYSQKQETSLSGGQYNINFQQGPSVSLHSGSHHRPDRISDHSSIKQEYTQKAGSSKHHGPISATPGVIPQKMSLDKYREKRKLETLDLDVRDHYLAAQVEQQHKHVQSQSASSSSVTSPIKMKIPITNPEKPEKYTVDKKEKSGSLKLRIPIPPADKSASKEELKMKIKVASSERHSSSDEGSGKSKHSSPHVSRDHKEKHKDHAANRHHPSGHKHSHSHSGSSSGGSKHSADGIPPTVLRSPVGLSSDGISSSSSSSRKKLHVNDASHNHHSKMSKSSKSSGSSSSSSSSVKQYISSHNSVFNHPLPPPPPVTYQVGYGHLSTLVKLDKKPVETNGPDGNHEYSTNSQHMDYKDTFDMLDSLLSAQGMNM; via the exons TCTACACCTTACCACCTTCTGTCTTCAGTACAAACCAACAGTGATAGCATGTGTATGTATTCATTTGGCTTGCAAATGGTCCAATTGGGAGATTCCTGTGTCAACTGATGGAAAACATTGGTGGGAATATGTCGATCCTACAGTTACTCTAGAATTACTAGATG agctaACACATGAGTTTCTACAAATATTGGAGAAAACACCTAGTAGGTTGAAGAGGATTCGAAACTGGAGG gCCAATCAGGCGGCTAAGAAACCAAAAGTAGATGGACAAGTTTCAGAAACGCCACTTCTTGGTTCATCTTTGGTCCAGAATTCCATTTTAGTAGATAGTGTTACTGGTGTGCCTACAAACCCAAGTTTTCAGAAACCATCTACATCAGCATTCCCTGCACCAGTCCCTCTAAATTCAGGAAACATTTCTGTTCAAGACAGCCACACATCTGATAATCTGTCCATGCTAGCAGCAGGAATGCCAAGTACCTCATACAGTTTGTCATCACACCAAGAATGGCCTCAACATCCAGAATCAGCAAGGACAGAACAGATGTATTCACAGAAACAAGAGACCTCTTTGTCTGGTGGCCAGTACAACATCAACTTCCAGCAGGGACCTTCTGTATCACTGCATTCGGGATCACATCACAGACCTGACAGAATTTCCGATCACTCATCCATTAAGCAAGAATATACTCAGAAAGCAGGGAGCAGTAAACACCATGGACCAATTTCTGCTACTCCTGGAGTCATTCCTCAGAAAATGTCTTtagataaatacagagaaaagcgTAAGCTAGAAACCCTTGATCTGGATGTAAGAGATCATTATCTAGCCGCCCAGGTAGAACAGCAGCACAAACACGTGCAGTCACAGTCAGCCAGCAGCAGTTCTGTCACTTCTCCCATTAAGATGAAAATTCCCATCACAAACCCCGAAAAACCTGAAAAATACACGGTGGATAAGAAGGAAAAGAGTGGATCGCTGAAATTACGGATTCCGATACCACCCGCTGATAAGAGTGCCAGTAAGGaagaactgaaaatgaaaataaaagttgctTCCTCAGAAAGACATAGCTCTTCTGACGAGGGCAGCGGGAAGAGCAAGCATTCCAGCCCACATGTTAGCAGAGACCATAAGGAGAAGCACAAGGACCATGCCGCGAACCGCCACCACCCCAGCGGGCACAAGCATTCCCACTCCCACAGTGGCAGCAGCAGCGGTGGCAGTAAACACAGTGCCGATGGAATCCCACCCACTGTTCTGAGGAGTCCTGTTGGCCTGAGCAGTGATGGCATTTCCTCTAGTTCCAGCTCTTCGAGGAAGAAGCTGCATGTCAATGATGCATCTCACAACCATCACTCCAAAATGAGCAAAAGTTCGAAAAGTTCAGGTAGTTCATCTAGTTCTTCCTCCTCTGTTAAGCAGTATATATCCTCTCACAACTCTGTTTTTAACCATCCCttaccccctcctccccctgtcaCATACCAGGTGGGCTACGGACATCTCAGCACCCTCGTGAAACTGGACAAGAAGCCAGTGGAGACCAACGGTCCTGATGGCAATCACGAGTACAGTACAAACAGCCAGCATATGGACTACAAAGACACATTCGACATGCTGGACTCGCTGTTAAGTGCCCAAGGAATGAACATGTAA